taatttttttttaaaatttcaaattttaaattttcttgaattttcttattaagtcaaacaaaaaacaatctaaatctaaatttaaaaataacaaataattagaAGCCCTCAACacccaaacaacaaaaagaaaaaaacctacCAAAATGGAAGCatatccaattttttattaattataagatCTTATTTCCTTTTCCAaaactttccaaaaataaaaaaaaataaaaaaaagaccaaaTATAAATATCCCTTCTCTTGCATTTCCAATAAACACCTCCATTTTTATAtccctaaaaaataaaaagaaagctactatttttttccccttcattgctccaagtaattttttttttgaatttatattttttaatatataaaaaaaatttaatttaattttttaatatggaactataataaataaataaatagaaaattaagggttttgttttttttttttccatttttgaagaatttgagaagaaagcgaagctctctcactctcttcttcttcttcttcttcttcttcttcattctcatgAGGTTTATGGTTCACAGATTAATCAAAGATGGAGTCTTTGATGTGAATTCGCGTCCTGGAACAATCCATTGGGTTCGCAGAGTCTTCTCCAAATGCTGCCGAGTTTCTTGATCCATGGAAATCAGTAGAAGAGTTAGTGCTGGTCCAAGTCTAGTAACAGTGAAGCTTCCGATGGATTTCCCTGCTGGGCTTAGGGTTCTTGTCGTTGATGATGATCCTTTGTGCCTTAGAACCATTGAGAGATTGCTTTGGAATTGTCATTATGATGGTATTGTTATTTTTCTCCCAAATTTTTGAccttttgatcttttttttctttttttttttttgttgaaagtgatggttttgaaattttgatgGTGTTTTTGATGTGgggattttgatttatttgctGTTAAATGTTGTGGTTGTTAAAACCTTGTTGAATCTAATGAGTTTTGATTGGTTTTCATTGGTTTTGGATTGAATGATTAGTTTCCTCTAGGGTTTTTCCTATGATAGAGTTTTGAATCATttgatgaattttgatttgtatttctTGTGGTGTTTTTGAAAATGGCTTTTGagtttcttgatttatttaaaatcaatGTTGATGGGAGATACACTTGAACAATTCACACTCAAGAGAATGCTCAAGATTTGTTCTTGCGATGGtattttgatcattttcttttagttttcatGTTGAACTTGGTGAATTTTGATTGTTTATCACTGGTTAGAGAGTTATTAGCAACTTTTAGATTGAAAACAATTGTTCAAACAATGAATTGTATCTATGTTTTTTGTTAGATAGAGTTTCTGAAATTATTGAGGATTCAAATATCTGCTGATGTTTTTGCATTTGTCTTTTCGATCAGTCACTACTTGTCCGAGGGCAGACACTGCACTCTCCATGGTAAGGGAGAGAAAGGGAGGCTTTGATCTTATACTGAGTGATGTCCATATGCCTGATATGGATGGTTTCAAGCTCCTCGAGCTCATTGGATTAGAGACTGATCTCCCTGTTATCAGTAAGCATGCATTGATGAGCTTTCTTATTGATTAACTATTCTATATTTTGTTAGTCATTAATGCTTTATTGATTGCCAGTGATATCGGCTGATGATGGGAAGGATGTAGTCATGAAAGGTGTCACTAATGGCGCTGTGGATTACATTGTAAAGCCGGTGAGAATTGAGGCTGTGAAGATTATGTGGCAGCATGTAGTGAGGAAGTATCAGATGAAAAAAAAGGTTTTGGAGCCTGTGGAATGTGCGGAGGAGAAGAAAGCCGATGAGAATGGTGATAATGCGTCCTTGGCAGAGGATGATGAGAGCTGGAAGAATGGCAATaggaaaaaggatgaaaatgatggagaagatgaagatgagcaAGGGGAAGAGTCACCGCCACTGAAGAAGCCTCGGGTGGTTTGGTCTTCTGAACTCCACCAAGCGTTTGTTTCTGCAGTGACTCGACTTGGCATCGACAGTGAGTAGAACATTATTTTTTgatgttatttgtttgcatttggAACAGGTTAATCAATTTATgaatgtgttttttatttttgttttattgtcatTATGTTTCACAGAGGCTGTTCCGAAGAAAATTCTTGAGATGATGGATGTTCCGGGCATTACAAGAGAAAATGTTGCTAGTCACTTGCAGGTTTGCACTTGATTCAGTCAAACATTTTGTTTAGAATGTTCTGTGACACAATAAATTGAATAGTATAAATTTTCAGTTGATTataattgattttgaattatgAAAGTGagccaaaattaacaaaatctgAAACATAGTAGAGGTTGTGTTGCAGTTTTGTATGTACTCTTCACTATCTTTGTTTGTATGTCATGACATGTATTCGAATATTCAATGTATTGTTTGTCATCATGATGTTATCCAGTGTAATTGATTCAATAGCACTCCATCGTATAAGAAAACTAGAATGGATTTACTCACTTTCTTGTTTATGTAATTCTACTTCAGCAAAAAGTGATCATGTGTTTAAATGCAATTCATATGCAACAGAAATTTCGTTTGTTTGTGAAGAAAAATAACATACTCGGCGATCAAAAGCAATTGTCTGATGGCACAAGGGCAGGATACGCTCCAATCAATTCAGTCAGCTCCTTCGATCTTCAAGGTCCTCATATTCCTGGTCAACATATGCTGCAAAACCAAATGAATCTGCGATCTGGACCAAGACAACTCGCAGCAACGGGGTCAACCTTATCACTTCTTGATCGGATGAATCGCTTCAATTCCAATGCTCAAACTTCAAATACTTCAAGAATTGTACCATGGGAGCAATCATTCAACAATCGGCAAATGAACTCGATCTTGAGATCTCAAACTAACATGGAATCAAGGCAGTCACAGCAAGTGCTCCAATCAGACTCCAATCTCGGTCTACAAGCAACGCAAGGAACACCGAGCTTTCTGGATCCTTTTCCTACGAGTACAAACCTTGCATTTAATTTGACCACCAGCAGTGCTTGCCCAGTGAACTCCATTCAGCAAAGCCGACAATTCGATCAATTTCGACAGCAAAACAATTTCACTGCAGACGTGTCTACAAGGGGGCAATTAATGAATGGAATCTCAGGTGAACTTGATGATGTGCTTTTGTCAAACTTATGCCAGCAGATAACAACTCCAAATTCTCATGTTGGAGGCACATCAGCAGCTGAAACTTTGCTGCCTAGTTCATACGGTTCGGCTTCTCAAACTTTATATCCTTGTGTTGGGGACAACTACACAAATGCATTGGCAGGAAATTCTTTTCCTCTGGTAACCAGCACGGCCACACGGGACATCTTGCCATTAGGTATGTTCGGGGAAACTGTACCTCCAAGAAGCGACATTGAATTACTGGATCACATGATTGGTTCAAAACCGGAAGACAACTTTGCTCCAAACCATTGGAACAGTAACAGGAACACCGGCATTGAGAGCAATGTGGTTATGCCAAACGGAACAGAGACCACCGATTGCAATAAAATCACCGGTGCAGTTCAATGCAGTAACTCCATTACAGCTGAAAGTTCTGCAGCAGTAACCACGAACGATGTGCCAGAATCAAGTATTAATGTTTTCCCGAACGAGCTAAAGAATGTGGTTTCAGATCAGGTTTGTTTCCTTTTGCATTATGGATGAAAATTAACAACCAAACATGAATTTTCATACTTACTGATTTCTGAATACATAACATGcaacttttttttcttgggcTATAGTTTCTGCAGCAAGAAGGCATTGGAGTGATCGATACTGAGTTTAACTATGAAGCTTTTTCGATGGATGACATTTTGAATTACACACCGGGGCCTTTACCGATGTAGTATCTTTCCTGAATTTGATCCATTCTTTGTAGTGCTTTTTTGCTGATCAATAAGCAAAATTTTGGTTCATCTATTTCAAGCTAACAGCAGAGGTAGATTTGCATGGTGGTTTAGGGTTTATTTAGGGGTTATTTAGGGTTGGGCAATAACCATGGGACATTAAGCTTATTGTTGCTtaatttctctctattttttttcataaattaactTCTTTA
The DNA window shown above is from Dioscorea cayenensis subsp. rotundata cultivar TDr96_F1 chromosome 12, TDr96_F1_v2_PseudoChromosome.rev07_lg8_w22 25.fasta, whole genome shotgun sequence and carries:
- the LOC120273698 gene encoding two-component response regulator ARR2-like → MEISRRVSAGPSLVTVKLPMDFPAGLRVLVVDDDPLCLRTIERLLWNCHYDVTTCPRADTALSMVRERKGGFDLILSDVHMPDMDGFKLLELIGLETDLPVIMISADDGKDVVMKGVTNGAVDYIVKPVRIEAVKIMWQHVVRKYQMKKKVLEPVECAEEKKADENGDNASLAEDDESWKNGNRKKDENDGEDEDEQGEESPPLKKPRVVWSSELHQAFVSAVTRLGIDKAVPKKILEMMDVPGITRENVASHLQKFRLFVKKNNILGDQKQLSDGTRAGYAPINSVSSFDLQGPHIPGQHMLQNQMNLRSGPRQLAATGSTLSLLDRMNRFNSNAQTSNTSRIVPWEQSFNNRQMNSILRSQTNMESRQSQQVLQSDSNLGLQATQGTPSFLDPFPTSTNLAFNLTTSSACPVNSIQQSRQFDQFRQQNNFTADVSTRGQLMNGISGELDDVLLSNLCQQITTPNSHVGGTSAAETLLPSSYGSASQTLYPCVGDNYTNALAGNSFPLVTSTATRDILPLGMFGETVPPRSDIELLDHMIGSKPEDNFAPNHWNSNRNTGIESNVVMPNGTETTDCNKITGAVQCSNSITAESSAAVTTNDVPESSINVFPNELKNVVSDQFLQQEGIGVIDTEFNYEAFSMDDILNYTPGPLPM